In Paraburkholderia flava, one genomic interval encodes:
- a CDS encoding DUF4148 domain-containing protein: protein MKSLFEAIAIAALITAPLAAFAQSTNQPLTRAEVRADLVRVEQAGFDPTDRVHYPQNIQAAEARIAAQNAAHDSGVGASTNGSSQSGQ from the coding sequence ATGAAGTCCCTGTTTGAAGCCATTGCCATCGCCGCTCTGATTACCGCACCGCTCGCGGCATTCGCCCAGTCCACCAACCAGCCGTTGACGCGTGCTGAAGTTCGCGCGGATCTCGTGCGAGTGGAGCAGGCAGGTTTCGATCCGACCGATCGCGTGCATTATCCGCAGAACATTCAGGCCGCCGAAGCACGTATCGCCGCCCAAAACGCGGCGCATGACAGCGGCGTCGGCGCATCGACGAACGGTTCGTCGCAGTCGGGTCAATAA
- the hpnD gene encoding presqualene diphosphate synthase HpnD — protein MNFDDYCQQKAAPPGSSSYYALRRAPFARQPLLTALFALRREFEETVKETSDPTVGRTRLAWWQKEIASLGAGSPSHPVSKALAAHLKDVSIELPALQSLLAGFEMDLDQARYLDYANLRRYIDGVGGTFASLVARVTAQAPEQAPQWAAPLGHALMLAQIVADVGDDARHGRIYIPIDEMQRFNVTAADLINRRYSDAFTELMRFQTDRARGALRDALSALPPEERRNQRTLRALTALSLALLDEIESDGYQVLHQRIALTPIRKLWLAWRAA, from the coding sequence GTGAATTTCGACGACTATTGCCAGCAAAAAGCGGCACCGCCCGGATCGAGCAGCTATTACGCGCTGCGCCGCGCGCCGTTTGCGCGTCAGCCATTGCTGACCGCCCTCTTCGCGTTGCGTCGCGAGTTCGAGGAAACAGTGAAGGAGACCAGCGATCCGACTGTCGGGCGCACTCGCCTCGCGTGGTGGCAAAAAGAAATTGCATCGCTCGGGGCAGGTTCGCCGTCGCATCCGGTATCGAAAGCGCTGGCCGCTCATCTCAAAGACGTGTCGATTGAACTGCCCGCATTGCAGTCGCTGCTTGCTGGTTTCGAGATGGATCTGGATCAGGCGCGCTACCTCGATTACGCGAATCTGCGGCGCTATATCGACGGCGTCGGCGGCACGTTCGCGTCGCTCGTCGCACGTGTAACCGCACAGGCACCCGAGCAGGCACCGCAATGGGCCGCGCCGCTCGGCCATGCGCTGATGCTCGCGCAAATTGTGGCCGACGTCGGCGACGATGCGCGCCACGGTCGCATCTATATTCCGATCGATGAAATGCAGCGCTTCAACGTGACCGCTGCGGATCTGATCAACCGCCGCTATAGCGACGCGTTCACCGAATTGATGCGCTTCCAGACCGACCGTGCTCGCGGTGCGCTGCGAGATGCGCTATCTGCACTGCCGCCCGAAGAGCGTCGCAATCAGCGCACGCTGCGCGCACTGACTGCGCTCTCCCTCGCGCTGCTCGACGAAATTGAGAGCGACGGTTACCAGGTGCTACATCAGCGCATCGCGCTCACGCCGATTCGCAAACTATGGCTCGCGTGGCGTGCCGCGTGA